The Erythrobacter sp. JK5 genome includes a region encoding these proteins:
- a CDS encoding helix-turn-helix domain-containing protein encodes MYDSENADPSRDSEDHGKVDPELTAASLISVDYIAPPAAVSDYVTTLYHFRCDEQLIRDVQPASVGHLALFPYGKGEMQFGDGRCDPNPEIAVMTPLSTATPIVVNGPFHAIGAALTPLGWAALTGLHAGQNRDRLREAREILGDDVVPLGEQLIAEYRAGSRSGRDCALAIGEYIARKAKPINPRHAELIRLVNGWLGSSLSPDIGALMAKAAYSDRQVQRLVERYFGLPPQALARKYRALRAAALLSFPQLTPEFEAELGAAFFDQSHMIREITRFAGRTPKRLADKDSPFLSEMIDPKNFRELG; translated from the coding sequence ATGTACGATTCCGAAAATGCAGACCCGAGCCGGGACTCGGAAGATCACGGCAAGGTCGATCCCGAGCTTACCGCTGCTTCGCTCATCTCGGTAGACTACATCGCGCCGCCCGCCGCCGTCAGCGACTACGTCACCACGCTGTATCACTTCCGTTGCGACGAACAGCTGATTCGCGATGTTCAGCCCGCATCGGTGGGTCATCTGGCGCTGTTTCCGTACGGCAAGGGGGAAATGCAGTTCGGCGACGGGCGCTGCGATCCCAATCCCGAAATCGCCGTGATGACGCCGCTGTCGACCGCGACTCCGATCGTGGTCAATGGCCCGTTTCACGCCATCGGGGCTGCGCTGACACCGCTGGGCTGGGCGGCACTCACCGGACTGCATGCCGGCCAGAACCGCGACCGGCTGCGCGAAGCGCGCGAGATCCTGGGCGACGACGTCGTACCGCTCGGCGAACAGCTCATCGCCGAATACCGTGCGGGCAGCAGGAGCGGCCGGGACTGCGCGCTGGCGATCGGCGAATATATCGCCCGCAAGGCGAAGCCGATCAATCCGCGCCATGCCGAGCTGATTCGGCTGGTCAATGGCTGGCTCGGATCGTCGCTCAGTCCCGACATCGGCGCGTTGATGGCCAAGGCCGCCTATTCGGATCGCCAGGTGCAGCGCCTGGTGGAACGCTATTTCGGGCTGCCGCCGCAGGCCCTCGCGCGCAAATATCGCGCCCTGCGCGCGGCGGCGCTGCTGTCCTTCCCGCAGCTGACTCCGGAATTCGAGGCCGAACTCGGCGCGGCGTTCTTCGATCAGTCGCACATGATTCGCGAAATCACCCGCTTTGCCGGTCGCACGCCGAAGCGGCTGGCCGACAAGGACAGTCCATTCCTGAGCGAAATGATCGATCCCAAGAATTTTCGCGAACTCGGCTAG
- a CDS encoding DUF885 family protein, producing MVRIALFAVSTFSLAGCATYPQAPLAESAPPTIESAPATPVALSALFDGYDAAQLAMSPETKAYRGIRDDDYGRWDDPSDAAAEREFRLLQDTAATMRADYDLESLPQPDALSYRLFDQLAERRASLHPYREYGFLFDHRRGAHTSIPAFLINIHRVDSVEHAEAYVARIAGIGPNLDALTAESRARADSGVMPPDWVYPYVIADLEALIAAGKDNAVLRDFETKVMALPVPEGEVLKMAGAAVALLGAAELAWMESALPAYTRLLAEMKRQQAIAPTDDGIWRLPDGDKYYAALLGSYTTTDLTADEIHDIGLREVDRIHREMRAIMDQVGFEGSLQDFFEFTRTDDRFFHTSREDYLAEAQARLDAMEAKLPEFFGRLPEAPMIIKPVEAFREKSAGKAFYQSPAPDGSRPGTYYVNLYNLRDMSRNELEALAYHEGFPGHHLQRALQTELGDLPPFRRFGGVTAYTEGWGLYTEELGKDMGFYQDPYSDFGRLGMELWRACRLVVDTGIHSKRWTREQAIQYLKDNTPNPEGDIVKAIERYITTPGQATAYMIGKLEIMQLRARAQAELGDDFDIREFHDAVLTSGPVPLSILEENVEVWIASKQAN from the coding sequence ATGGTTCGTATTGCCTTATTCGCCGTTTCGACTTTCTCGCTGGCAGGCTGCGCGACTTATCCGCAAGCCCCGCTGGCCGAATCCGCGCCGCCGACGATCGAGAGCGCTCCTGCCACGCCCGTCGCCTTGTCCGCGCTGTTCGATGGATACGATGCGGCACAGCTGGCCATGTCGCCTGAAACCAAGGCCTATCGCGGTATCCGCGATGACGATTACGGCCGGTGGGACGACCCCTCGGACGCGGCGGCAGAGCGCGAATTCCGGCTGTTGCAGGACACGGCGGCAACCATGCGCGCCGACTATGATCTCGAATCGCTGCCGCAGCCGGATGCGCTGTCGTACCGGCTGTTCGATCAACTGGCGGAGCGGCGTGCGTCGCTGCATCCTTACCGCGAATACGGATTCCTGTTCGATCACCGCCGCGGGGCACATACGAGCATTCCGGCGTTTCTGATCAACATCCACCGCGTCGACTCGGTGGAACACGCCGAGGCCTATGTCGCGCGAATAGCGGGGATCGGCCCCAATCTCGATGCGCTGACCGCCGAAAGCCGGGCGCGTGCCGATTCCGGCGTCATGCCGCCCGACTGGGTCTATCCCTATGTCATAGCCGATCTCGAAGCGCTGATCGCCGCCGGGAAAGACAATGCGGTGCTGAGAGATTTCGAGACAAAGGTCATGGCACTGCCCGTACCGGAAGGCGAAGTGCTCAAGATGGCTGGCGCTGCGGTTGCCTTGCTTGGCGCGGCGGAGCTGGCCTGGATGGAATCGGCACTGCCCGCCTACACAAGGCTGCTTGCCGAAATGAAGCGCCAGCAGGCGATCGCGCCGACCGATGACGGGATCTGGCGCCTGCCCGATGGCGACAAGTATTACGCGGCGCTGCTGGGCAGCTACACCACCACCGATCTGACCGCGGACGAAATCCATGACATCGGCCTGCGCGAAGTCGATCGGATCCATCGCGAAATGCGCGCGATCATGGACCAGGTCGGATTTGAGGGATCGTTGCAGGACTTCTTCGAATTCACACGGACCGACGACCGGTTCTTCCATACCAGCCGCGAGGATTACCTCGCCGAAGCGCAGGCCAGGCTCGACGCAATGGAAGCGAAGCTGCCGGAATTTTTCGGCCGCCTGCCCGAGGCGCCGATGATCATCAAGCCGGTCGAGGCGTTCCGCGAAAAGAGCGCGGGCAAGGCCTTCTACCAGAGCCCCGCGCCCGACGGATCGCGGCCCGGCACCTATTACGTGAACCTCTACAACTTGCGCGACATGTCGAGAAACGAGCTTGAAGCGCTCGCCTATCACGAAGGGTTCCCGGGCCACCATCTGCAGCGCGCGCTGCAAACCGAACTGGGCGACCTTCCGCCGTTCCGGCGGTTCGGGGGTGTCACGGCCTATACCGAGGGATGGGGCCTCTACACCGAGGAGCTCGGCAAGGACATGGGCTTCTACCAGGACCCGTATTCCGATTTTGGACGGCTCGGGATGGAGCTGTGGCGCGCGTGCCGACTGGTGGTCGACACCGGGATCCATTCGAAGAGGTGGACGCGGGAACAGGCGATCCAATATCTGAAGGACAACACCCCCAATCCCGAAGGCGACATCGTCAAGGCGATCGAGCGCTACATCACCACGCCCGGCCAGGCGACGGCCTACATGATTGGCAAGCTCGAGATCATGCAATTGCGAGCGCGGGCGCAGGCCGAACTGGGCGACGATTTCGACATACGCGAATTCCACGATGCCGTGCTGACCAGCGGACCGGTTCCGCTCTCCATCCTCGAAGAGAACGTCGAGGTGTGGATCGCCTCAAAGCAAGCCAACTAG